A genomic region of Paralichthys olivaceus isolate ysfri-2021 chromosome 18, ASM2471397v2, whole genome shotgun sequence contains the following coding sequences:
- the rbm18 gene encoding probable RNA-binding protein 18 isoform X2, with translation MSSAAETVENASIISESVSHDGNRLWIGNIDPKITEYHLVKLLERFGQVKQFDFLFHKSGPLEGQPRGYCFVNFSTREEAERAIQCLNGKLALSKKLVVRWAHAQRFEGFRNDKTMPPSLEPSCSGAGEDGALTANHLSTSAKIRAIEAKLQMMDENPDDDYSGPSAYVHNKPPERKRWEPYNKSHHNNQSRPFRKFRR, from the exons ATGTCGTCGGCAGCAGAGACGGTGGAAAATGCTTCCATCATTTCAGAGAGTGTGTCCCATGATGGAAACCGTTTGTGGATAGGCAACATCGACCCCAAAATCACAGA GTATCACCTTGTGAAGTTGTTGGAGAGGTTTGGGCAGGTGAAGCAGTTTGACTTCCTGTTCCATAAGTCTGGGCCTTTAGAGGGACAGCCACGGGGCTACTGCTTCGTCAACTTCAGCACCAGAGAG GAAGCGGAGCGGGCGATCCAGTGTTTAAATGGGAAGCTAGCTTTATCCAAGAAGCTGGTCGTGCGCTGGGCGCACGCACAG agGTTTGAAGGTTTCCGTAACGACAAGACGATGCCTCCGAGCCTGGAGCCGTCGTGCAGCGGTGCGGGAGAGGACGGAGCCTTAACAGCCAATCACCTCAG CACGAGTGCTAAAATCCGCGCCATCGAGGCCAAGCTCCAGATGATGGATGAGAATCCAGACGATGACTACTCGGGCCCGTCGGCCTACGTTCACAACAAACCACCAGAGAGGAAACGATGGGAGCCCTACAATAAATCCCACCACAACAACCAGAGCAGGCCCTTCCGCAAGTTTAGGAGATGA
- the rbm18 gene encoding probable RNA-binding protein 18 isoform X1, producing the protein MSSAAETVENASIISESVSHDGNRLWIGNIDPKITEYHLVKLLERFGQVKQFDFLFHKSGPLEGQPRGYCFVNFSTREEAERAIQCLNGKLALSKKLVVRWAHAQVRRFEGFRNDKTMPPSLEPSCSGAGEDGALTANHLSTSAKIRAIEAKLQMMDENPDDDYSGPSAYVHNKPPERKRWEPYNKSHHNNQSRPFRKFRR; encoded by the exons ATGTCGTCGGCAGCAGAGACGGTGGAAAATGCTTCCATCATTTCAGAGAGTGTGTCCCATGATGGAAACCGTTTGTGGATAGGCAACATCGACCCCAAAATCACAGA GTATCACCTTGTGAAGTTGTTGGAGAGGTTTGGGCAGGTGAAGCAGTTTGACTTCCTGTTCCATAAGTCTGGGCCTTTAGAGGGACAGCCACGGGGCTACTGCTTCGTCAACTTCAGCACCAGAGAG GAAGCGGAGCGGGCGATCCAGTGTTTAAATGGGAAGCTAGCTTTATCCAAGAAGCTGGTCGTGCGCTGGGCGCACGCACAGGTGAGG agGTTTGAAGGTTTCCGTAACGACAAGACGATGCCTCCGAGCCTGGAGCCGTCGTGCAGCGGTGCGGGAGAGGACGGAGCCTTAACAGCCAATCACCTCAG CACGAGTGCTAAAATCCGCGCCATCGAGGCCAAGCTCCAGATGATGGATGAGAATCCAGACGATGACTACTCGGGCCCGTCGGCCTACGTTCACAACAAACCACCAGAGAGGAAACGATGGGAGCCCTACAATAAATCCCACCACAACAACCAGAGCAGGCCCTTCCGCAAGTTTAGGAGATGA